The genome window CCCGGCCATCGAGAGGGAGATCGACGACAGAAGTGCGGAGTTGGAGGATATCCGCAAGGAAGGAAAGATGCTGCCGGAAGAGGTGGATGGCGAGCTGGTGGCCGAGATTGTCGCCCGGTGGACCGGCATTCCGGTTTCCCGCATGATGGAAGGCGAGGCGGACAAGCTGGTGCACATGGAGGACCGGCTGAAAACCCGAGTCGTCGGCCAGGATGAGGCACTCGTGCTGGTGGCAAACGCCATTCGCCGGGCCCGGTCCGGTCTCTCGGACCCCAACCGGCCCATCGGCTCGTTCCTGTTTCTGGGGCCCACCGGCGTCGGCAAGACCGAAACCGCCAAGGCCCTGGCGGAGTTCCTGTTCAACGACGACCAGGCCATCGTTCGCATCGACATGAGCGAATACCAGGAAAAGCACACCGTTGCCCGGCTCATCGGCGCCCCGCCGGGCTACGTGGGATACGAAGAGGGGGGGCAGCTTACCGAGGCGGTCAGACGGCGACCCTATTCCATCGTCCTCTTCGACGAGATCGAGAAGGCACATCCGGAGGTTTTCAACGTGCTCCTTCAGGTACTGGACGACGGGCGGCTCACCGACGGACAGGGGCGCACGGTCGACTTCCGCAACACGGTCATCATCATGACGAGCAACCTTGGTTCCCAATGGATTCAGCAGTACGGTTCCAGTGACTACGCGCGCATGAAGGCCATGGTCACCGAGACGCTCAAGGAGGGATTCAAGCCCGAATTCCTCAACCGGATCGACGAGGTCGTGATCTACCACGCGCTTCCCCTTGAGCAGATCAAGAAGATCGTCACTATCCAACTGGAATACCTGAAGCGGCGGCTCGCTGACCGGCACATCTCCCTTGAAATGAGCGACAAGGCCCGGGAATACCTGAGCCGCGAGGGATATGACCCGGCTTACGGCGCCCGGCCCCTCAAGCGGACGATCCAGCGGAAGATTCAGGACCCGCTGGCCCTGGCACTCCTGGAGGGAAAATTCCAGGAGGGGGATACGGTCAGGGTCGACCTTTCCGTGTCAGGAGAAGAGCTTGTCATCACAAAGAAATAGCATTGCCACCGATTATGGCGTGTCGGCGGGCTTCGTTCCTGAAGCCCGCTTTTTTTGTTTCCGGGAACTGTGTAAGGCGTTACTATGGTCGGTATCTGATTCGGCGAGGTGATGAGCGTGGCCGCACGACGGATATGCAGGGCGGCAGGGATCTTTGCGGCAGTCGTTGTTCTGCTTTCCGTGAGTCGGCCGGTGGTGGCAGGCGGCGCCGGAGAGGGGGGCGGTGAGGGGTATGCCGCCCTGCGGCAGCGTGTGGTTCAACGCTTTGCCGGACGGATGCCGACCCAGTGGGGGGAGGCGGTTACTGGTGTCATTACGCATCTTCGGCCTGGCAAGAGGGAGGTCGCCCTTACCCTGGACGCCTGCGGAACCGCCCGGGGCAAAGGGATCGACAACCGCCTCATCGCCTTGCTGGAACGGGAGGGAATCCCGGCAACCCTGTTCGTCAGCGGCCGCTGGATCGAGGCGAATCCCGGCGAGTTCAGGCGACTGGCCGCGAACCCCCTGTTCGAGATCGCCAATCATGGCGACCGGCATCGCCCCGCCTCGGTAGTGGGACGGTCGGCCTACGGCATCGCCGGCACGGCCGGCATCGCCGAACTGGTTGACGAAATTGAGCTCAATGCCCGGCGCATCCAGGATGTGACCGGTCGGAGACCCGGGTTCTTCCGTTCCGGGACCGCCTACTATGACGAGGTTGCCGTGGAGGTCGCCGGTGTTCTGGGGCACCGAGTGGCTGGCTTTTCGATTCTAGGGGATGCCGGGGCAACCTTCTCTTCCGAGCAGGTCCGGCAGGCATTGCTGGCAGTCGCTCCCGGCGATGTGGTCATTCTCCATATGAACCATCCGGAGGGCGGAACCGCCGCCGGCGTTGAGGCTGCGCTCCCCCTGCTGCGGGCCAGGGGGGTGCGGTTCGTGACCCTCTCGGAAGGCACGGGTGACTGAGGCGGTTTCTCCTTGTGTTGACCGTACGTTTGTCTTACAAAAAACTTTTCATTTCCCCACAGGCGGAGACGACATGAAGAAACTGACGCTCAAGGCCCCGGCCAAGGTCAATTACCGCCTCGATGTTCTGAGGCGGCGCCCCGACGGCTACCATGACCTGCGGATGATCATGCAGCGGATAGATCTCTGTGACGTTATAGAGATTTGCCTTTCGGACAAACCCGGTATCCGCGTTGTCTGCGGACGGAACGGGGTGCCCGACGGCCCCGGCAACATTGCCTGGCGTGCCGCTGACGCCCTGCTCGCCCTGTCCGCCGACAAGCCAGGTATTGATATTGCCATAACCAAAAGGATCCCGGTGGCGGCCGGTCTCGGTGGCGGAAGCAGTGACGCGGCGACGGTGCTCATGGGGGTGAACGAGCTGCTGGGACTGGATCTGCCCGAGAGCCGCCTACGGGAGATCGGCGTCGCGCTCGGCGCGGACGTGCCGTTTTTCATCTTCGGCCGGACAGCGCTTGCCGAAGGGATCGGCGAAGAGTTGACCGCCATCGACCAGGTGCCTGCCGCCTGGATCGTGGTGGTCAATCCCAATGTTCCCGTCTCGACGGCATGGGTCTACCAAAATTTGCAATTGACAGGGGAAGCCGCCAGGGTTACAATTCCTCGCTTCTTTGAGAATGTCGCGGATGTCTGCGCGATCCTCTCCAATGACCTTGAGTCGGTCACTATCCCCCGCTACCCGGTTATCGGCGAGATCAAACGGGAACTCCTCGTTGCCGGGGCGCTCGGCTCGCTCATGTCGGGGAGCGGGCCAACGGTTTTCGCCCTCTTCGATGATGAGGGCGCAGCCGTCCGCACGGCCGAGGCGATGCGCGCGCGGGGATGGTTCGCCGAAGCGGTCAGGACAATCTGAGCGGAGCCGTGCCGGGTACGTGCAAGCCCGACAGGCACGGCGCATACGACACAGTGGGGTGTCGCCAAGCGGTAAGGCACCGGATTTTGATTCCGGCATTCCAAGGTTCGAATCCTTGCACCCCAGCCACGTTACCCACTCATTTCCATCCGGCGTCCGGTGGAAATTATTTTTTGTGGCAAGGCAACGGTCATGAATCAGAAAATCAGGGTGTTCAGCGGCAATTCCAACCGGGGCCTGGCGGAAAGCATCTGCGCCAACCTGGGTCTTCCCCTCGGCAAGGCCAACGTCAAGACCTTTTCTGACGGCGAGGTCATGGTGGAAATCGGCGAAAATGTCCGTGGACGTGATACCTATGTGGTGCAGTCCACCTGCGCCCCCACCAATAACAATCTCATGGAGCTCCTCATCATGATGGATGCTCTGAAGCGTGCTTCTGCGGCCACCATCACGGCGGTGGTCCCCTATTACGGCTATGCCCGGCAGGATCGCAAGGTCGCTCCCCGCACCCCCATCACCTCGAAGCTGGTGGCCGACCTGATCACCACCGCCGGCGCGGACCGGGTGGTAACCGTTGATCTCCACGCGGGGCAGATCCAGGGATTCTTCAATATCCCCGTAGACAACCTCTATGCCGCTCCGGTCATCCTCGAGCACCTCAAGCAGCGCTTTCCCGAGAACTCCATCGTGATGGTTTCCCCCGATGCCGGCGGAACCGAGCGGGCACGGGCCTTTGCCAAGCGTCTCGGCTGCACGTTGGCGGTCATCGACAAGCGCCGGACCGGGCCCAACGTGGCCGAAGTGATGCATCTCATCGGCGATGTGGCGGATAAGACGGCCATTATTCTCGACGACATGATCGACACGGCGGGAACGCTTACCCAGCTGCCCGCGCGCTCAAGGAGCACGGCGCCAAGACCATTTATGCCTGCGCCACCCACGGTGTTCTCTCCGGCCCGGCCATAGAGAGGATCAATAATTCCGACATCGAAGCGGTAGTGATAACCGACACGATTCCCCTCGGCGACAAGGAGCAGCAGACCAGCAAGGTAAAGGTGCTGTCCGTGGCCAATCTCCTGGCCGAGGCAATCCGGCGGATCCATGAGGATGAATCCGTAAGTTCGCTGTTTGTGTAATCTGGCGATCGTAACGTAACGACTGATACTGGAGGATGTATGGAACAGAAAACGATGAGCATAGAACTGAGGGAGGGGAGCGGCAAGGGCGTCGCCCGCAAGCTCAGGGCCCAAGGCGTCGTGCCCGGCGTGGTTTACGGCAAGGGTATCGATCCGGTTTCCGTCAAGGTCGCGGCCAAGGACCTCGCTGCAGCCATCGCCGGTGAGGGAGGCGTCAACAGCCTTATTACCCTGGCGGGAGGAGGCAGCCTCAGCGGAAGCACCGTCATCGTTGCCGACATGCAGCGCAATCCTTTGCGGGGCGATTTCCTGCACGTGGACTTCCTCCGCGTTTCGCTTGACGAAAAGGTGAAGGTGCATGTGCCCGTAGTCGCGGTCGGAACCTGCGCCGGCGTCAAGGAGGGCGGCATGCTCGAAGTGGTGACCTACTCCCTTGATGTTGAGTGCCTTCCCGCTGCGATTCCCGAGGCCATCAACGTCGACGTCACCAATCTTGCCATTGGCCACACCATTCACGTGAGCGGGCTCGTCCTGCCCGCAGGGGTCAAGGTGCTCAACGACCCCGAGACACCAGTGGTGAGCATTCACGGAAAGGCAAAGGAAGAAGCTCCTGCGGCGGAGTAAACCCGCCGCAGGGCTTCACGCCTCGTCGACCACATGGCAACAAAGCTGATCGTCGGGCTGGGGAATCCCGGCCCGAAATACCTATGGACCCGCCACAACGCGGGTTTCATGGTTTTAGACCGCCTTGCCCACGCCATCGGCGCATCGGTTGCCAGGAAGAGTTTCTCCGGCGTCTTCGGCGAGGCGGCCTGGCACGGCGAGCGGCTTCTCCTGCTCAAGCCCCAGACCTACATGAATCTCTCCGGGCGCTCGGTGGCCGAGGCGCTCCGTTTTCACAAGCTTCCGCTTACCGACACCATCGTGATTCATGACGACCTCGACATCCCCTTCGGCCGCGTCAAGGTCAAGGAGGGGGGTGGGCACGGCGGGCACAACGGCCTTCGTTCCCTTGTGCAGGAGCTTGGCGGAGCAGGCTTTGTCCGGGTGAGAGTCGGGATCGGCAGGCCGGTCCATGGTGATGTGGTTAATTACGTCCTGACCAATTTCAGCCAGGGAGAAATGGCGGATCTTGCCCACCTGCTCGACGGCACCCTCGACCTCCTGGAGTCGCTCTTGACTGCCGGGCTCCCCAAGACCATGAGTCTGTACAACAACAAGGATCTTCTGGCCCCCTGACAGCCAGGGGTGCGGACCTCCTCCCCAAGGAAGGATACACATGGGTTTCAACTGCGGTATCGTGGGACTGCCCAACGTGGGAAAGTCGACCATCTTCAATGCCCTCACCTCGGCGGGAGCCGAGTCGGCCAACTACCCCTTCTGCACCATCGACCCCAACGTCGGCATCGTGCAGGTGCCGGATGTGCGGCTCGACCGGTTGGCGGAGATCGTCAACCCCGAGCGCATCCTGCCGACCACCATCGAGTTCGTCGACATCGCCGGCCTGGTCAAGGGTGCCAGTCAGGGGGAGGGTCTCGGCAACCAGTTTCTCGGCCATATCCGCTCCGTGGATGCCATTGTCCACGTGGTGCGCTGTTTTGAGGACGAGAACGTGGTGCACGTGAGCGGCAGCGTCGATCCCCTGAGAGATATCGACATCATCCAGACCGAGCTGGCTCTTGCCGACCTGGACAGTGTCGACAAAAAGCTACAGCGTGTCGAAAAGCAGGCAAAAGGCGGCGACAAACGGCTCAAGGAAGAAAGTGAATTCTACGCCCGCCTCAAGGCGGCCCTGGAACAGGGGGTCCCCGCGCGCCACGCCCAGGTGGCCGACGAAGAACTCCCCTGGCTGCGGGACCTCCATCTGCTGACCGACAAGCCGGTGCTCTACGTGGCCAATGTGGCCGAGGACGACCTTGACGGCGCGCACCCGGCGGTGGCCAAGGTGCGGGAGCTGGCCGAGCGGGAGGGGGCGCGGGTAGTCACCATCTGTGGCCGGATCGAGCTGAGATCGCCGAGCTGGACGGGGATGAAAAAAGGGTGTTTCTCGGGGAGATGGGGCTTGCGGAGTCGGGGCTCGACCGCCTGATCCGCATGGGCTACGAACTGCTCGGGCTCATCACCTATTTTACCGCAGGCAAGAAAGAGGTCAGGGCGTGGACCATCCCGGTCGGCACCAAGGCGCCCCAGGCGGCAGGCGTTATCCATACCGATTTCGAAAAAGGGTTCATTCGGGCCGAAGTCATTGCCTACGCCGACTACATCGCGGCGGGCGGCGAGTCCGGGGCCAAGGAAAAAGGGCTCATGCGGCTCGAAGGAAAGGAATACGTGGTTCAGGATGG of Geobacter anodireducens contains these proteins:
- a CDS encoding polysaccharide deacetylase, with the translated sequence MAARRICRAAGIFAAVVVLLSVSRPVVAGGAGEGGGEGYAALRQRVVQRFAGRMPTQWGEAVTGVITHLRPGKREVALTLDACGTARGKGIDNRLIALLEREGIPATLFVSGRWIEANPGEFRRLAANPLFEIANHGDRHRPASVVGRSAYGIAGTAGIAELVDEIELNARRIQDVTGRRPGFFRSGTAYYDEVAVEVAGVLGHRVAGFSILGDAGATFSSEQVRQALLAVAPGDVVILHMNHPEGGTAAGVEAALPLLRARGVRFVTLSEGTGD
- a CDS encoding 50S ribosomal protein L25/general stress protein Ctc is translated as MEQKTMSIELREGSGKGVARKLRAQGVVPGVVYGKGIDPVSVKVAAKDLAAAIAGEGGVNSLITLAGGGSLSGSTVIVADMQRNPLRGDFLHVDFLRVSLDEKVKVHVPVVAVGTCAGVKEGGMLEVVTYSLDVECLPAAIPEAINVDVTNLAIGHTIHVSGLVLPAGVKVLNDPETPVVSIHGKAKEEAPAAE
- a CDS encoding 4-diphosphocytidyl-2C-methyl-D-erythritol kinase (An essential enzyme in the nonmevalonate pathway of isopentenyl diphosphate and dimethylallyl diphosphate biosynthesis), producing MKKLTLKAPAKVNYRLDVLRRRPDGYHDLRMIMQRIDLCDVIEICLSDKPGIRVVCGRNGVPDGPGNIAWRAADALLALSADKPGIDIAITKRIPVAAGLGGGSSDAATVLMGVNELLGLDLPESRLREIGVALGADVPFFIFGRTALAEGIGEELTAIDQVPAAWIVVVNPNVPVSTAWVYQNLQLTGEAARVTIPRFFENVADVCAILSNDLESVTIPRYPVIGEIKRELLVAGALGSLMSGSGPTVFALFDDEGAAVRTAEAMRARGWFAEAVRTI
- a CDS encoding peptidyl-tRNA hydrolase → MATKLIVGLGNPGPKYLWTRHNAGFMVLDRLAHAIGASVARKSFSGVFGEAAWHGERLLLLKPQTYMNLSGRSVAEALRFHKLPLTDTIVIHDDLDIPFGRVKVKEGGGHGGHNGLRSLVQELGGAGFVRVRVGIGRPVHGDVVNYVLTNFSQGEMADLAHLLDGTLDLLESLLTAGLPKTMSLYNNKDLLAP